The DNA window ATCGTGATGAATATTTAATCAATCTCTGAAATAATTTAAAGAGTGAATAGTTTTATCTTATGTcggaaataattaatttgaagaGAAATAATTGCGGGAATTTAATTACGCGCTTAAATAAATATTGGGATTAATTTCTACATTTTGGAGGGAAGTACGAGGAGCCAACAGGAGGATTATGGGCACAAGCGGCCGCCAAATAATCGAAAATAtgcgaaaatcgagaaacgagataaaagactttacttaggatgcatgcatttttatttatttatttgaaaagtgtgttgatatatatataatctaaatgttaaaggtgaatcatcgcaagtgaaTTGTGATACCAAAGGGAAGAGAGTACTTGAgaattaagcagtcgaggtgggctttcttttactaaactcttttacgctttcaaaagtatgattatggtggaataagggtggtttaaattgttatgtcatgccatgtttattttgatgatgagattgtcgcctgatgcctagtttgtgagttcgctccattaggctatagggctatgttgagattgttgcatgatgtctagtttgtgagttcgctccattaggctatagggctatgtaaaacgaattcgggtctgagtagggccacaaaccctatcaggctagtgtacacaagtgggatcgtgagccgtccttgctagtcgaccggtctcgtgggcgaatagtgtggccacactttcgtcgcactatggaaagaggatgtgattgaatgattgttgagaaagtggggagattattttgactggccagtctatgaaattattttgtgatactcgatgatatttcttttctaaatgtaaaactcgagttcactatggtatggatgacataactttcatcaaatattttcggcataagcccactgagtatattaagtactcagccatgtatgtgttttccctatgtgcaggttgagcggcgacgagcaattggtggtgttgagcagtttaaaattgaagcaaggtttggttagttgtgaactatgagtgtcgttgtgtctccacacatgacatcactctttctcttgaacgcttccgctgagacattgtttttttttctcatcaatcttttagctttgaacctaattatttggataatgtcaacctcttggcccctttttattaaatattaattattggtcaaactctttattgaaaccctagttttcttcgtctgtttattaagttcttttaatcacgatcgctcgtatttattaaccctaaagggcggtcgtgacaattaaAGTCTTGAATTCTCATCGACCGTTCGTGATTAAAGTCTCGGTTCACATTCTTACTAAAATAATTAGTCGATATTCATAATGGTGGACGAATATAATGAATTTTGAAATCTTCCATAAGCTCGGACTTCTTGTTTATGTGGGGGAGATTATCGAGACAACATATAATATCGCGGTCGAGCAAGGATGCTTCGACTGTTGCAACATCTTGTCTATCGCGGGGGACTATCGGGGCTAGTGGATTGATGGCGAGCGAAAAGttatttctctttcttttgTTTAGATCCATTTAATATAGATAGTatatagttttaaatgatatgataaataatttatttagtaacttaaataaaaaagattatGTGACAATTAAATTGctatttaaaataaaacaattaataaatttgagttaaatatcaaaattataaaataaaagtttaatagtgctaatattaaaataaattaaaaattatcatAGTTCAATAAAAATTGACCCTAACTTTTATTCATAATCTTTGATTTATGGTTAACTGATTGTAGATCTTCGAAATTGGTgtccaaaaatatatattttattgcaTTCCAAAATGcccataaacaaaaaattatacttgaatataattttttgttattaacTTTGCTTTAATTATTGGACTCACTATGCATCTATTTTGATGCCACATCGTCAATTTTGGTGCCAAATCAGTTTCAGTTTTATTTCAATCCGTAgtaaattatgtaattatacACTGATTTTAAAGACTGAAAATCTGTAATTCGCTAATAATTGGTGGATTTACGACTAATTAACTCTTAATTTCATTTATACTAATAATTCtatcttttatttatagaaCTAAGAAGTGTCATTTTTCCTAAATGAATGAGAGCTCATAcacatttttattgttttgtctTGAATAATTGATGGTAGTTGTTACTTAAAATATATGTTAATCATAATTCAAAATTAGtccaaaaacaaaattaaaagtttTATTCATATTCATGAAACTGCAAATGCAACATTTAGGAATGAGACAGAAAGGCCttgaaacaaaaaaacaaacagAAACACAACTTAACCAAAACTTAAGCCACAGCAGGCATATCCTTGAGCCATGGATCCAGAGGCTTGCCAATGGAATACACTATGAACCCTATCTCCCTCAGCTTCTCCACATCCACCACATTCCTCCCATCGAACACGAACGCCGGCTTCTGCATCCCCTCGTAGATCCGCCTGTAGTCGAGCCCCTTGAACTCCCCCCACTCGGTCAACACGCACACCGCGTGCGCCCCCTTGGCCGCCTCGTACGCGTCCCCCACCACGCTCACCTGCTTGTCCGCCCCCGCGGCTGCTGGCTGCAGGTGGGCCGGGTGGTCCCACTCGAACTTGTCCATTGCCAGATCCCTCTGGATCTGCTCCTCGCTCACTTGAGGATCGTAGATCCTCAAGTGCGCCTTGTCGCCTATTAGCCCTTTGCACACGTCGATGGCCGCGGTTTCCCTAGTGTCCCCCGTGTCCTTCTTGAACGCGAACCCGAGGATCGCCACCTTCTTTCCTGCCACCGTGTTGAACATTGACGACACCAcgcggttcacgaaccggctCTTTTGGTAGTCGTTCACCTTGATCACTTGCTTCCAGTACCCGGCCACCTCAACCAGGCCGTTGCACTCGCAAATGTAGACCAGGTTGAGAATGTCCTTCTGGAAGCAAGACCCGCCGAACCCGACGCTCGCTGTCAGGAACTTCGGCCCGATCCTTGAGTCGGTTCCCACGGCGTGGGCCACTTGCGCCACGTCAGCTCCTGTGGCCTCACAGAGAGCTGACATGGCGTTAACAGAGGAGATCCTCTGCGCTAGAAATGCGTTGGCGGCCAGCTTTGACAGCTCAGCCGACCACAAGTTGGTGCAGAGGATCTTATCCTCTGGGACCCAATGCGCGTAGACAGACTTCAACGCCTCGACAGCCTTTTGCCCATCGGAGGTCTCCCGACCTCCGATGAGGACGCGGTCGGGGTTGAACAAATCGAGAATCGCGGTCCCCTCAGCCAGGAACTCCGGATTAGATAGAATCTGGTACTTAATCCCTTTACTATTATGAGTAAGGATCCTCTCGATGGCCTCGGCCGTCTTGACCGGGACCGTTGACTTCTCGACGACAATCTTGTCGGATTTCGAGACGTCCGCAATCATACGAGCAGCGCTCTCCCAGTAGGTGAGGTCGGCCGCCTTGCCGGCGCCCAAGCCGCGCGTCTTTGTTGGAGTGTTGACCGAGACGAAGACGATGTCGGCTTCGGCCACGTGGCGCTCGACGTCGGTGCTGAAGAAGAGGTTCTTTCCCCTGCATTGCTTGACCACTTCATCCAGCCCTGGCTCGTAGATGGGGAGCACCTCGCTGTTCCAAGCTTGGATCCGGCTAACGGAGATgtccaccaccgccacctcgATCTCCGGGCACTTCACCGCGATCACAGCCATCGTTGGGCCACCGACGTAGCCGGCACCGATGCAGCAGATCTTCACCATCTTACACAGCAATGCAGAAACTGCAACCCACACAATTTTGATTCTTTCTATCATTATTTATTCCTCATATTCCCATTGACAATACACATAATATTTTTACACTAAGTCTATAACTATAAGCATCATTATTcattaaaatagaataaaatccCATTCGATGTACATGAGTGTAACATCCAATTCTTCAATCAGAACAATCTACTATCTCTTTTTCTTCTTAATTATGCAACTATTTTTAAGGGAAGATCAAGGACAACAAAGTCAGAAATTGAGGGAAACTGGAAATTTGTCACAATCAATGTAAATAACAAGAAATCACGGATAACACTTATGCTACAAAGGTTAGAAACTAATCTTGCATAAAAATAGAGACCAAAACTCATAATTCTTTTGAAATTAAGATTAAAGTGATTTAGAGCAAAGAAGTGACCTCAACTGGGAGAGAAATGAGAGTAAGAATAAACAGAGAGAATGCAAAATTGGAGCTATTAAGTTTGTGAAAAGAAATACTATGTATATATAGTAATGGGAGTAGGCCAAGATCTGAGAAGACTCATCAAACAACACTAACAAACTAAGCAAAGTTACAAAAGCAAGATTTCTTGCAATTTGAGAAATAAAACGCATATAATCCAACGTTCAACACGTTTAGGGAACTGTGGCTTTCAATTTTAAACAGCTTTTCTTACCCAAGTTTTACTTCAAATGTTTTTATTGCACATTGAATGGTCTTAAACAATTAATGCCAATGTCAACTGTCAAAATTATTCAAGGGATATTTTCTCAAAACCAAAAAGATTTACATGATTATTAGTTCTTGCATTTTATCATTGCATGTTATGGGCAAAAATGGGAAATAAACCCACAATAAGCAATTGAAATATACTGCTAGTATTTAGGATTTGTAACTCATAAACTTATAAAGGTATGCCATCTCGTATCAATAAGATTTAATAGCAATCTCATAAACTCAAACGAGAAACTAGAAAAATTTGTCATTACTATTATCTTATCTTTTTAGGAAGTTACATAATATGATTACTATCCTCACTCTCATATATATGATCAACAGACaacagtagtagtagtagtagtaattgttttcttttaaacaaataaaagaagtAATCATACGAAAAGTTGTTGCATATTCATGAAAAAGTGGCGTTGCACCAAAAAAggattaattaaagtattgcgGTTGCAAATCACGATTTATGGGCTTGATTAAAGCCTCGGAAACTTGAGAATTCAGAAACAAAACGTGATTGGTTGGTTTGTACAGGCAGTTGAGTGAGCTCAAAGGCAAACAACTAACAATAATTATGCAACCTAAAAATTGCATTTTAATGAATCTATATTCTTATTAAAAACAACTTCACTTGAAGGCAAAATATATTCGTATATTCTTATTATACACACATCATAAATAAAATGTCTACGTGTATATCTCTTCGTAAAAAGACTTGATTTTGAACACATGAAGATGGTGGATAATTGGGAAAAGATATGAAGTCTACTACTACTTTCGTCACACTCAAGATGTTCACAATCTTGAGTGGCACAAAGTTTTAGAAAAAATTATTTAGTGTAACAAAGTAGAGAGAAGATAGGTAGTTGGTGTTTTAATGAGTAGAGATGAGAGATTAATTTGTTTCCAAACATGGAAAATGGACAACTTAAGCGACAAACGAACACAACCGTGTACAATATCGGCCCAAAGCATGACGGTAGCAACCTACTCGACTCCTGTAAACTTAAACCAATCACCAGACAAGCTCAACTGTGCTATCCGTGTCCCAAACGGCCACTGGACTCGTTGTTCGTTTCACCTCAAGTCCCcttttgtcacgcccgcatttcctaaggataggaagtacggtggaccgcgactagggggggGGAAAAAGaaacggggaagaaagggggtaacaagaatatttgacccaaaacatttaataaaggaAGTTCACTTTTAAACATTGTACTTAAGACGACATTTCAAAagttaaagtattcagagtttaaaggaaaacattgtatcggattacaagcagcggaaaaagatcaaaagacagatgatgccatgtatgacgacacgacaccatccaaaagaccaaataaaaatactatttcagctttggctgctcaacatccgtcatccccatcgtcgctcaacctgcacattaagaaaacaacatgcagggctgagtacttatgcactcagtggacacacgccaaaaacatagtttgtcatgccataacagtgtaaca is part of the Salvia splendens isolate huo1 chromosome 22, SspV2, whole genome shotgun sequence genome and encodes:
- the LOC121787613 gene encoding UDP-glucose 6-dehydrogenase 3-like, which codes for MVKICCIGAGYVGGPTMAVIAVKCPEIEVAVVDISVSRIQAWNSEVLPIYEPGLDEVVKQCRGKNLFFSTDVERHVAEADIVFVSVNTPTKTRGLGAGKAADLTYWESAARMIADVSKSDKIVVEKSTVPVKTAEAIERILTHNSKGIKYQILSNPEFLAEGTAILDLFNPDRVLIGGRETSDGQKAVEALKSVYAHWVPEDKILCTNLWSAELSKLAANAFLAQRISSVNAMSALCEATGADVAQVAHAVGTDSRIGPKFLTASVGFGGSCFQKDILNLVYICECNGLVEVAGYWKQVIKVNDYQKSRFVNRVVSSMFNTVAGKKVAILGFAFKKDTGDTRETAAIDVCKGLIGDKAHLRIYDPQVSEEQIQRDLAMDKFEWDHPAHLQPAAAGADKQVSVVGDAYEAAKGAHAVCVLTEWGEFKGLDYRRIYEGMQKPAFVFDGRNVVDVEKLREIGFIVYSIGKPLDPWLKDMPAVA